Proteins from one Coffea arabica cultivar ET-39 chromosome 8c, Coffea Arabica ET-39 HiFi, whole genome shotgun sequence genomic window:
- the LOC113705525 gene encoding uncharacterized protein, translating to MEEKPYRTQDLKHFSHEEHPLILCELQKENDDGSIDQKSAICYGCQEQILDPAAYCCFACDFFLHKRCAKLPRQITHPMHSQHPLVLLGKPPYSSGSCICDACGQGGWKFFTYHCSRCEFDLDVSCAILEIKLHCHDHPLRQLKKPAFFWCDACRELDEDSSYLYFVHITYVVISQEDEGQLSEDIEYPISGEQDQNVVKLPSNNAAQELITRFLLKENEISSSNDSGKSNIPENIFMDSHRKHPLVLSEKVQNLDEIKNTTNDDQEEAKALLVCDVCIEPICSSDDLHYYACVECGYFVHLTCSNLPHKLHIPKHPQHTFSLTCKSSAVGVFICGACPWWTNASFYNCEPCELSFCIKCASASMITSSVNYDGHKKHLLTQFQSSDLTRCMACGYIYRGGFGFACEDCHFYVCYNCALLPPATTQRWDKHPLFLIYPPYYEHPEVFYCVLCETEINPNHWMYHCRECDYSLHPWCIPQVNLFRRVKFGCSLNVNNHSHPLTHVPEAKYKSFCGSCNWRLDWEEAFECDSCKFYLCPFCARQRELPVVTINEW from the exons ATGGAGGAAAAGCCATACCGAACTCAAGATCTTAAGCATTTCAGTCATGAGGAGCACCCGCTGATCCTGTGTGAATTGCAGAAGGAAAACGATGACGGTAGCATTGATCAAAAGTCAGCAATCTGTTATGGGTGTCAGGAGCAAATCTTGGATCCTGCAGCATACTGCTGCTTTGCTTGTGATTTCTTTCTTCACAAAAGATGTGCGAAACTTCCGCGACAAATTACGCATCCGATGCACTCCCAGCATCCTTTAGTCCTCCTTGGGAAGCCACCTTATTCCTCGGGTAGTTGTATCTGCGATGCGTGTGGCCAAGGTGgctggaagtttttcacctacCACTGTTCCCGGTGCGAATTTGATCTCGATGTGTCGTGTGCTATTTTGGAAATTAAGCTCCATTGTCATGACCACCCTCTTCGACAACTAAAAAAACCTGCTTTTTTCTGGTGTGATGCTTGCCGTGAGCTTGATGAAGATTCGTCCTATCT ATACTTCGTCCATATTACATACGTTGTGATCTCTCAAGAGGATGAAGGGCAGCTAAGTGAAGATATTGAATATCCTATCTC AGGAGAACAAGATCAAAATGTGGTGAAACTACCATCCAATAACGCAGCTCAAGAATTGATCACCCGTTTTCTTCTCAAGGAAAATGAGATCAGTAGCAGTAATGACTCAGGCAAATCGAATATTCCAGAAAATATATTTATGGATTCACACAGGAAGCATCCGCTTGTTCTTTCAGAGAAAGTACAAAACTTAGATGAAATAAAGAATACTACTAATGACGATCAGGAAGAAGCAAAAGCATTGTTAGTATGTGACGTGTGCATTGAACCTATTTGCTCATCTGACGATCTTCACTACTATGCTTGTGTCGAGTGTGGTTACTTTGTCCATTTAACTTGCTCTAACCTCCCCCATAAATTGCACATTCCAAAGCATCCCCAGCACACATTCTCCTTGACGTGTAAATCGAGTGCAGTTGGTGTTTTTATATGCGGGGCATGTCCCTGGTGGACCAATGCTAGCTTCTATAATTGTGAACCTTGTGAACTAAGTTTTTGTATCAAGTGTGCAAGTGCTAGCATGATCACGAGTAGTGTCAATTACGATGGTCACAAGAAGCACCTCTTGACTCAATTTCAAAGTTCAGATCTCACACGTTGCATGGCATGCGGCTATATATATAGAGGTGGTTTTGGGTTTGCCTGTGAGGATTGCCATTTCTATGTGTGCTATAACTGTGCTTTGCTGCCTCCTGCAACTACGCAGAGATGGGATAAGCACCCACTTTTCCTGATATATCCTCCATATTACGAGCATCCTGAGGTATTCTACTGTGTGCTCTGCGAAACAGAAATCAACCCAAATCATTGGATGTATCACTGCCGTGAATGCGACTATTCATTGCATCCTTGGTGCATTCCTCAAGTTAATTTGTTCAGACGTGTGAAATTTGGATGCTCCCTGAACGTGAATAATCATTCTCATCCTCTCACTCATGTTCCCGAAGCAAAATACAAATCCTTTTGTGGGAGCTGTAATTGGAGGTTGGATTGGGAAGAGGCTTTCGAATGCGATTCGTGCAAATTTTATCTCTGCCCATTTTGTGCTCGTCAAAGGGAATTGCCTGTTGTAACCATTAATGAGTGGTGA